One window from the genome of Coriobacteriia bacterium encodes:
- a CDS encoding polysaccharide biosynthesis protein, with amino-acid sequence MSDRQSAFARVRATGRLWNGVLVILDIAVIVIATVGGYYARFEGIVPPEFAQWTTPLALAAIVVYVGLFALFGLYRLVLRYVGVDTLLKLSGAVTVGAGILVLADALLVRESVIRPVPLGVLMIQALLVFLGASAVRMAARIFMYVRSSRFGSGRRVLIVGGGSAGSLLLREIQSRPDLGLTVIGFLDDRPVLRGRTIGGVHVLGATSELERIVAERDVQEIMVAMPSAPRETVRRILNEAADSDVQTRIMPALVIAKGSVSLRDLRGVDVEDLLGREPTRIDVDQVRSTLADKVVAVTGAAGSIGSELCRQIMAMSPAKLLLIEIDETRLYELWLELRLIDPQPPVMCVCDIRDVERLDAVFGEHRPDVVLHAAAYKHVPLMEIAPAEAIKTNVLGTLQVIEACERHDTERFVLISTDKAVAPANIMGLTKSLAEREMLDATRRGKLHAVAVRFGNVLASRGSVVPIFQEQLRHGGPLTVTHPDVTRYFMTIPEASRLVLQAQAIGEPGDIFVLEMGEPVKIVDLARKMIALSGVPADVEFSGLRPGEKLHETLVTESETLLPTERDKILRVERAATPDTGFDAEIRALIECALHGDVSCASEAIERLEPGFAQRERA; translated from the coding sequence ATGAGCGATCGGCAGAGCGCGTTCGCACGCGTGAGGGCGACCGGCCGCCTCTGGAACGGCGTGCTCGTCATCCTCGACATCGCCGTCATCGTCATCGCCACAGTCGGCGGCTACTACGCGCGCTTTGAGGGCATCGTGCCTCCCGAGTTCGCGCAGTGGACCACCCCGCTCGCGCTCGCGGCCATCGTGGTCTACGTCGGCCTCTTCGCGCTGTTCGGCCTGTATCGGCTGGTGCTGCGCTACGTCGGCGTCGACACGCTCCTCAAACTCTCCGGCGCCGTCACGGTAGGAGCCGGCATTCTCGTGCTCGCGGATGCGCTCCTCGTGCGCGAGAGCGTGATACGCCCGGTGCCTCTCGGCGTGCTGATGATTCAGGCACTCCTCGTCTTTCTCGGCGCGTCTGCGGTGCGGATGGCTGCGCGCATCTTCATGTACGTGCGCTCGTCGCGCTTCGGCTCGGGGCGCAGGGTCCTGATCGTGGGCGGAGGGAGCGCGGGATCGTTGCTACTGCGCGAGATACAGAGCCGACCGGACCTCGGCCTGACCGTCATCGGCTTCCTCGACGACCGACCCGTGTTGCGCGGGCGAACAATCGGTGGCGTGCACGTGCTCGGGGCGACGAGTGAACTCGAACGCATCGTGGCCGAGCGCGACGTCCAGGAGATCATGGTCGCGATGCCGTCGGCGCCGCGCGAAACGGTGCGACGCATCCTGAACGAAGCCGCCGACTCCGACGTACAGACGCGGATCATGCCCGCACTGGTCATCGCGAAGGGCTCCGTCAGCCTGCGCGACCTGCGTGGAGTCGACGTCGAGGATCTTCTCGGCAGGGAGCCCACGCGCATCGACGTGGACCAAGTCCGATCGACGCTCGCCGATAAGGTGGTCGCCGTCACCGGCGCCGCCGGCTCGATCGGCAGCGAACTGTGCCGGCAGATCATGGCGATGTCGCCGGCCAAGCTCCTGCTTATCGAGATCGACGAAACGCGACTCTACGAGTTGTGGCTTGAGCTGCGGCTCATCGACCCGCAGCCACCGGTGATGTGCGTGTGCGACATCCGAGACGTCGAGCGGCTCGATGCGGTCTTCGGCGAGCACCGCCCGGACGTCGTGCTGCACGCGGCCGCCTACAAGCACGTACCGCTGATGGAGATCGCCCCCGCCGAGGCCATCAAGACCAACGTCCTCGGCACGCTGCAGGTCATCGAGGCGTGTGAACGCCACGACACCGAGCGATTCGTGCTCATCTCGACCGACAAGGCGGTCGCACCCGCCAACATCATGGGGCTGACGAAGTCGCTGGCGGAACGCGAGATGCTCGACGCCACCCGCCGAGGCAAACTGCACGCGGTCGCCGTGCGCTTCGGCAACGTGCTCGCAAGTCGCGGGTCCGTAGTGCCGATCTTCCAGGAGCAGTTGCGTCACGGCGGTCCGCTTACCGTGACCCACCCCGACGTCACGCGATACTTCATGACCATCCCCGAGGCTTCGCGCCTCGTCCTGCAAGCGCAGGCCATCGGTGAACCGGGCGACATCTTTGTGCTGGAGATGGGCGAACCGGTCAAGATCGTCGACCTCGCCCGCAAGATGATCGCGCTCTCCGGCGTGCCCGCCGACGTTGAGTTCAGCGGCCTGCGGCCCGGCGAGAAGCTGCATGAGACGCTCGTCACCGAGTCCGAGACGCTGCTACCCACCGAGCGCGACAAGATTCTGCGCGTCGAACGCGCAGCGACGCCGGACACCGGTTTCGACGCGGAGATCCGAGCGCTCATCGAATGCGCGCTGCACGGCGATGTGAGCTGCGCCTCCGAGGCGATTGAGCGGCTCGAGCCGGGATTCGCGCAGCGGGAGCGCGCGTAG
- a CDS encoding DegT/DnrJ/EryC1/StrS aminotransferase family protein produces MLAIDGGTPVRTTPLPSWPAPGDEEVAAVTAVLRSGKLSYWTGEQCRRFEAEYAQTLGRAHGIAVANGTLALELALRAFEIGPGDEVVVPARTFIATASAVVAVGARPVCADIDPDSSCLTAQTVRAVLSDRTRAIIPVHLGGRPVDMDPILALAEERGLVVIEDCAQAHGALYRGRPIGSLGTHAAAFSFCQEKVLPTGEGGMLLLDDEQAHRRAWSYKDHGKSYEKVNDAAFMSEPGMFKWMVDSFGSNWRMDELAAAIGRVGLSKLPDWHAVRTRNATRLAAGLSGIKSLHIPIPELDCEHAWYRLYAYVVPESLAPGWDRDRVAAAISAEGIPAHYGGCAEIYREQAFIAAGLAPATRLPNAAQVHETSLAFLLHPTLADADIDDTITAVRKVLEVASA; encoded by the coding sequence ATGCTCGCAATCGACGGCGGAACCCCCGTCCGCACCACACCGCTCCCCTCGTGGCCCGCACCGGGTGACGAGGAGGTCGCTGCGGTCACAGCCGTCCTGCGCTCGGGCAAGCTCAGCTACTGGACCGGCGAGCAGTGCCGGCGTTTCGAGGCCGAGTACGCCCAGACCCTCGGCCGTGCCCACGGCATCGCCGTCGCGAACGGCACGCTCGCGCTCGAGCTTGCGCTGCGAGCCTTCGAAATCGGTCCCGGCGATGAGGTTGTGGTGCCGGCACGCACATTCATCGCAACCGCCAGCGCCGTCGTGGCTGTGGGCGCGCGACCGGTGTGCGCAGACATCGACCCCGACAGCTCATGCCTGACGGCGCAGACCGTGCGGGCCGTACTGTCCGACCGAACACGCGCGATCATCCCCGTGCATCTCGGCGGGCGGCCGGTCGACATGGACCCGATACTCGCTCTCGCCGAGGAACGCGGTCTCGTCGTTATCGAGGACTGCGCACAGGCACATGGCGCCCTCTATCGTGGGCGACCGATTGGCTCGCTCGGCACCCACGCGGCGGCGTTCTCATTCTGTCAGGAGAAGGTGCTTCCGACCGGCGAGGGCGGCATGCTGCTGCTCGACGACGAGCAAGCGCATCGGCGCGCGTGGTCGTACAAGGACCACGGCAAGTCGTACGAAAAGGTCAACGATGCGGCCTTCATGTCCGAGCCGGGCATGTTCAAGTGGATGGTCGATTCGTTTGGCTCCAACTGGCGGATGGATGAGCTCGCTGCCGCCATCGGTCGCGTCGGACTTTCGAAGCTGCCCGACTGGCATGCGGTGCGCACGCGCAACGCCACCAGGCTGGCGGCGGGTCTCAGCGGCATCAAGTCGCTCCACATCCCGATCCCCGAGCTCGACTGCGAGCACGCGTGGTATCGGCTCTACGCATACGTGGTGCCCGAGTCGCTTGCGCCCGGATGGGATCGCGACCGCGTCGCTGCCGCAATCTCGGCGGAGGGCATCCCCGCCCACTACGGCGGGTGCGCCGAGATCTACCGCGAGCAGGCATTCATTGCGGCAGGACTCGCGCCCGCGACACGCCTCCCCAACGCTGCGCAGGTACACGAGACATCACTCGCGTTCCTTCTCCACCCCACACTCGCAGACGCCGATATCGACGATACGATCACGGCAGTTCGCAAAGTCCTCGAGGTGGCGTCCGCATGA
- a CDS encoding acetyltransferase, translating to MKLLVVGAGGHAKVVIDAARDAGWDVVGVIGAPRERPDVLGVPISATADGIDADAFIVAVGDNRQRAALFAENVAAGRTPAAVVHPSAIIGTDVTIGAGAFIAPGVIVNVDATVGVNSILNTGCSVDHDCAIGAHAHVGPGSALCGGVRLGEGVLLGVGCSVIPLRSVGDWATVGAGATVVDDVPASATYAGVPAKPLHGSES from the coding sequence GTGAAGCTGCTCGTCGTAGGTGCCGGAGGCCACGCAAAGGTCGTCATCGACGCCGCCCGCGATGCGGGATGGGACGTCGTTGGCGTGATCGGTGCGCCGCGCGAGCGTCCCGACGTGCTCGGCGTGCCCATCAGCGCAACAGCCGACGGTATCGACGCCGACGCGTTCATCGTAGCCGTGGGTGACAACCGTCAGCGCGCTGCCCTCTTTGCCGAGAACGTCGCAGCGGGCAGGACCCCGGCCGCGGTGGTCCACCCCTCGGCGATCATCGGAACCGACGTCACCATCGGCGCAGGCGCCTTCATCGCGCCTGGCGTCATCGTCAATGTCGATGCCACGGTCGGCGTCAACTCGATACTGAACACGGGCTGCTCTGTCGACCACGACTGCGCGATCGGCGCCCACGCCCACGTGGGTCCGGGAAGCGCGCTGTGCGGCGGCGTTCGTTTGGGCGAGGGCGTCTTGCTCGGAGTGGGCTGCTCGGTGATTCCTCTGCGCTCGGTGGGAGACTGGGCGACGGTGGGTGCGGGGGCTACGGTCGTCGACGACGTGCCCGCGAGCGCCACGTACGCCGGCGTGCCCGCGAAACCACTGCACGGCTCGGAGAGCTGA
- a CDS encoding sugar transferase — MKSALDAIASGVLLIVLSPVLLVLAVLVRAKLGSPVLFAQQRPGQNGRVFTLYKFRTMRDVPNAQGDVDAVASDAERLTGFGRALRATSLDELPELANVLLGDMSIVGPRPLLTEYLTRYNDRQARRHEVRPGITGWAQVNGRNAVSWDERFEMDVWYVDNRSFALDCRILAMTVTTVFAREGVSAKGHATMEPFAGSEPRQGDREGS; from the coding sequence GTGAAGAGCGCCCTTGATGCGATCGCATCGGGAGTGCTGCTCATCGTACTCAGCCCGGTGCTGCTGGTGCTGGCAGTTCTCGTCCGCGCGAAGCTCGGGTCGCCGGTCCTCTTCGCCCAGCAACGCCCGGGTCAGAATGGCCGCGTCTTCACGCTGTACAAGTTCCGCACGATGCGAGATGTGCCGAACGCACAGGGCGATGTCGATGCCGTGGCGAGCGATGCCGAGCGCCTCACGGGCTTCGGCCGAGCACTTCGCGCGACATCGCTCGACGAGCTGCCGGAGCTCGCCAACGTGCTTCTCGGAGATATGAGCATCGTGGGCCCCCGCCCGCTACTGACCGAGTACCTCACGCGCTACAATGACCGGCAGGCCCGCAGGCACGAAGTCCGCCCGGGAATCACGGGATGGGCGCAGGTCAACGGGCGAAACGCGGTCTCGTGGGATGAGCGTTTCGAGATGGATGTCTGGTATGTGGACAATCGGTCGTTCGCGCTCGACTGCCGGATCCTCGCCATGACCGTCACGACGGTCTTCGCACGCGAGGGAGTATCGGCGAAAGGCCATGCGACCATGGAGCCCTTCGCGGGCAGCGAGCCGCGACAGGGCGATCGGGAGGGCTCGTGA
- a CDS encoding glycosyltransferase family 4 protein, with product MTTRLSSDEHLCDRGRAALFVTTVPITLEAFLVPFAKHLRAQGWRIDALANGATRAETIATEYDQHFDIGWSRNPLALGNVSGTAAAIRRVVEAGDYDIVHVHTPIAAFVTRYALRGRPRAERPAVIYTAHGFHFYRGGAPTSNAVYERLERAAAAWTDYLVTINAEDFSAARDFGTIDPERVRLIPGIGVDVDAYGPTAASDAEIAALREKLDLPADAFVLTMIAEFGAVKRHEHAFKALSLVDDPRVVLVLAGDGPLESRLREQAMALGIETRIRWIGYRRDVPTLLAASDALMLCSEREGLNRSVLEAMAAGKPVIGTDTRGIADAITPDTGWLADKNDPASLAAAISAAVRDPHEAARRGHAGRERAVAEYALPRIIDAYEELYREALASRV from the coding sequence GTGACGACCCGCTTGAGCAGCGACGAGCACCTGTGCGACCGCGGCCGAGCGGCTCTGTTCGTCACGACGGTCCCGATCACGCTCGAGGCGTTCCTCGTGCCGTTCGCCAAACACCTTCGCGCGCAGGGCTGGCGCATCGACGCGCTCGCGAACGGTGCGACGCGCGCCGAGACCATCGCCACGGAATACGACCAGCACTTCGACATCGGATGGAGTCGCAACCCGCTCGCTTTGGGCAACGTCAGCGGCACCGCGGCAGCAATACGCCGCGTCGTCGAGGCGGGCGACTACGACATCGTGCACGTACACACGCCCATTGCGGCGTTCGTAACGCGTTATGCGCTACGCGGTCGCCCGCGCGCCGAGCGACCCGCCGTGATCTACACGGCACACGGCTTCCACTTCTACCGCGGCGGTGCACCGACAAGCAACGCGGTGTACGAGCGGCTTGAACGTGCCGCAGCGGCGTGGACCGACTACCTCGTGACCATCAACGCCGAGGACTTCTCCGCTGCACGCGACTTCGGCACCATCGATCCTGAGCGCGTTCGGCTCATTCCCGGCATCGGTGTCGACGTCGACGCGTACGGTCCGACCGCGGCAAGCGACGCGGAGATCGCCGCGCTTCGAGAGAAGCTCGACCTGCCCGCCGATGCGTTCGTGCTCACGATGATCGCCGAGTTCGGTGCGGTGAAGCGGCATGAGCACGCCTTCAAGGCGCTCTCGCTCGTCGACGATCCGCGCGTGGTGCTCGTGCTCGCCGGTGACGGCCCTCTCGAGTCACGGCTGCGCGAGCAGGCGATGGCGCTCGGCATCGAGACGCGGATCCGCTGGATCGGATACCGCCGAGACGTCCCGACGCTCCTGGCCGCGAGCGACGCGCTCATGCTCTGCTCCGAGCGTGAGGGACTCAACCGCAGCGTGCTTGAGGCCATGGCTGCGGGCAAGCCCGTCATCGGCACCGACACGCGGGGCATCGCCGATGCGATCACACCTGACACCGGCTGGCTCGCCGACAAGAACGACCCGGCATCACTCGCTGCCGCAATCTCGGCGGCCGTGCGAGATCCGCACGAAGCCGCGCGCCGCGGTCACGCAGGTCGCGAGCGCGCCGTTGCTGAGTACGCACTCCCCCGCATCATCGACGCCTACGAGGAGCTGTACCGTGAAGCGCTCGCATCGCGTGTATGA
- a CDS encoding GDP-L-fucose synthase, with amino-acid sequence MVTGGGGFLGSFVLEALAARGCTGVFAPRKSDYDLTRESEIIAALAEGRPDVIIHLAAVVGGIGANRAEPGRFFYENAMMGIQLIEQARLAGVGKFVCLGTVCAYPKFTPVPFHEEDLWNGYPEETNAPYGLAKKALLVQLQAYRQQYGMDGVFLLPVNLYGPRDNFDPFSSHVIPAIIRKCVEARDAGADSITLWGTGTASREFLYAADAAEAICLAAERYDEPEPINVGAGFEITIKDLAEKIAALTGFTGELIWDASQPDGQPRRKLDTARAMDRFGFEATTDFDTGLARTIEWFEANSADA; translated from the coding sequence ATGGTCACCGGTGGCGGTGGCTTCCTCGGCTCGTTCGTCCTCGAGGCGCTGGCCGCCAGAGGCTGCACCGGCGTCTTCGCCCCGAGAAAGAGCGACTACGACCTTACCCGCGAGAGCGAGATCATCGCAGCGCTCGCCGAGGGACGCCCCGACGTCATCATCCATCTCGCCGCCGTGGTCGGCGGCATCGGCGCGAATCGTGCCGAGCCCGGTCGCTTCTTCTACGAGAACGCGATGATGGGTATCCAGCTCATCGAGCAGGCGCGCCTCGCGGGAGTTGGCAAGTTCGTGTGCCTGGGCACTGTGTGCGCCTATCCCAAGTTCACCCCGGTTCCGTTTCACGAGGAAGACCTCTGGAACGGCTATCCCGAGGAGACCAACGCACCGTACGGTCTGGCGAAGAAGGCGCTGCTCGTGCAGCTGCAGGCGTATCGGCAGCAGTACGGCATGGACGGCGTGTTCCTGCTCCCGGTCAACCTGTACGGGCCGCGCGACAACTTCGATCCGTTCTCAAGCCACGTCATACCGGCGATCATCCGCAAGTGCGTGGAGGCCCGTGATGCCGGGGCCGACTCGATCACGCTCTGGGGCACCGGAACCGCGAGCCGCGAGTTCCTCTACGCGGCCGATGCCGCCGAGGCGATCTGCCTGGCCGCCGAGCGCTACGACGAGCCTGAGCCAATCAACGTCGGTGCGGGCTTCGAGATCACCATCAAGGACCTCGCCGAGAAGATCGCAGCGCTCACCGGATTCACCGGCGAGCTGATCTGGGATGCGAGCCAGCCCGACGGCCAGCCGCGTCGAAAGCTCGACACTGCACGCGCGATGGACAGGTTCGGCTTCGAGGCGACGACCGACTTCGACACGGGGCTTGCGAGGACCATCGAGTGGTTTGAGGCGAACAGCGCAGATGCCTGA
- a CDS encoding radical SAM protein, which yields MPEMPDTRYAQLPGLEQPPPASERIASAGGAIKRKATFRSFVTRDPEWLIWFRRVVLKRKPVLFQIEVPIVDHCTLDCAACPSFANLCEPSLADIDQFESDLRLLSAAFSNVRRVQIVGGEPMLHPKVLEFLARARAIFPRSRIYLRTNGTLLMQQDEPFWDALRASKVTLLVGSRPVGLPAVEIDLAGKQRGVKVEWTRPDREQVRVPIDPLGSQDASDSFSRCRGVNNRPILRDGRLYPCAFVAYSEVFRSTFGIRGLQIYPTDWISIRDEHDPEEIFEFLRGPVHWCSNCDQKEREVEEWRASKHVLTEWLTKPPTRR from the coding sequence ATGCCTGAGATGCCTGATACCCGCTACGCGCAACTGCCCGGCCTCGAGCAGCCGCCTCCCGCCAGCGAACGCATCGCCTCGGCCGGTGGAGCGATCAAGCGCAAGGCGACGTTCAGGTCGTTCGTGACGCGCGATCCCGAGTGGCTGATCTGGTTTCGTCGGGTGGTCCTCAAGCGCAAACCGGTGCTGTTCCAGATTGAAGTGCCTATCGTCGACCACTGCACCCTTGACTGCGCCGCCTGTCCGAGCTTCGCGAACCTATGCGAGCCGAGTCTTGCCGATATCGACCAGTTCGAGTCGGACCTTCGGCTCTTGTCGGCGGCGTTCTCGAACGTGCGTCGTGTACAGATCGTCGGCGGTGAGCCGATGCTGCACCCCAAGGTTCTCGAGTTCCTCGCCCGTGCGCGCGCCATCTTCCCTCGTTCGCGAATCTATCTGCGCACCAACGGCACCCTGCTGATGCAGCAGGACGAGCCCTTCTGGGACGCTCTGCGCGCCAGCAAGGTCACGTTGCTCGTGGGGTCCCGGCCGGTCGGGCTGCCGGCGGTAGAGATCGACCTCGCGGGCAAGCAGCGCGGCGTGAAGGTCGAGTGGACGCGCCCCGATCGCGAGCAGGTGCGCGTGCCGATCGACCCGCTTGGGTCGCAAGACGCTTCGGATTCTTTCTCCCGGTGTCGCGGCGTGAACAACCGGCCGATCTTGCGCGACGGCCGCCTCTATCCGTGCGCGTTCGTCGCGTACTCCGAGGTGTTCCGCAGCACGTTCGGGATTCGAGGACTCCAGATCTACCCGACCGACTGGATCAGCATCCGAGACGAGCACGATCCCGAGGAGATATTCGAGTTTCTTCGCGGGCCTGTGCACTGGTGCTCGAACTGTGATCAGAAGGAGCGCGAAGTGGAGGAGTGGCGTGCCTCGAAGCACGTGCTCACGGAGTGGCTGACGAAGCCGCCGACCCGCCGCTAG
- a CDS encoding flippase-like domain-containing protein has product MNSKRIMSGIVLAGLGSVLVYAAMAFLTDAPAMARALAAFPITTLVYMLALAFASFVVRAVRWGALMRVVGRPVSFVDALYLQLSGQTMSVTPGRVGEILKPWLASNTSGLPMTRGVALVFSERLADLIAVCCLALGGLGAIGGNLWVLVAVLAVILIATGIASSPWFHALALGVVEKQEWSRKHHASASAISQTIRTALTWRTLLWSVPSSIVAWGLEGVGFGLCLSALGFFKLSMVTAVSIYAIATLVGAFTFLPGGIGLTEASMAGILIALGMNASDAAAATLITRITTLWWGVGVGWIAIATRPSLFARLLSATDEDDAAEDSTTNTAND; this is encoded by the coding sequence ATGAACTCGAAGCGCATCATGAGTGGGATCGTGCTGGCCGGCCTTGGCAGCGTCTTGGTCTACGCGGCGATGGCCTTCCTCACCGACGCGCCGGCGATGGCGCGGGCGCTCGCGGCGTTTCCTATCACCACGTTGGTCTACATGCTCGCTCTGGCGTTCGCCAGCTTCGTCGTTCGCGCCGTGCGCTGGGGTGCGCTGATGCGTGTCGTGGGGCGCCCCGTCTCGTTTGTGGACGCACTATACCTGCAGCTTTCGGGGCAGACCATGTCGGTCACACCGGGCCGGGTGGGCGAGATTCTCAAGCCGTGGCTCGCGAGCAACACCTCAGGCCTGCCGATGACGCGCGGAGTCGCGCTCGTGTTCTCTGAGCGGCTCGCCGACCTCATCGCCGTCTGCTGCCTGGCACTGGGTGGGCTCGGGGCCATCGGAGGGAACCTCTGGGTGCTTGTGGCTGTGCTTGCGGTGATCCTGATCGCGACAGGGATAGCGAGTTCACCCTGGTTTCATGCGCTGGCCCTGGGCGTTGTCGAGAAGCAGGAATGGTCCCGCAAACATCACGCGTCAGCGTCTGCGATCTCACAGACCATCCGCACCGCACTCACCTGGCGAACGCTGCTGTGGTCCGTCCCGTCATCAATCGTCGCCTGGGGCCTGGAAGGGGTCGGATTCGGGCTCTGCCTGTCCGCGCTCGGCTTCTTCAAACTGTCGATGGTCACAGCCGTCTCCATCTACGCCATCGCCACGCTTGTGGGCGCGTTCACTTTCCTGCCGGGGGGCATCGGTCTGACCGAAGCGTCGATGGCAGGCATCCTCATCGCGCTGGGCATGAACGCCTCGGATGCCGCAGCTGCGACGCTCATCACCCGCATCACAACCCTGTGGTGGGGGGTCGGCGTGGGATGGATCGCAATCGCGACGCGACCGTCACTGTTCGCACGACTACTGTCTGCCACCGACGAGGACGACGCCGCCGAGGATTCGACGACGAACACCGCAAACGACTAG
- a CDS encoding decaprenyl-phosphate phosphoribosyltransferase, with amino-acid sequence MDFRDVIRLMRPRQWTKNLVVAAGLVFSGKLLDTALLGETAVAFVVFCLGTSALYALNDVLDADRDRAHPVKCDRPVASGRLGKPAALGVSAVLAIAAFALAFFVGPDFTAVFAAYVVLQLLYTFALKSVSIVDMLVIATGFVLRAVAGAVAIEVPVSPWLVLCTGLLMLFLAAAKRRHEIVLLRERSVAHRPVLSEYSAELLDSFMVTLSAATITSYALYTFFEELAPDYLLMLTIPFVIYGVLRYQYLVLSKDGGGRPEEILLSDGPIIIDVALWVTASVAVLYIAPRFLS; translated from the coding sequence ATGGACTTCAGAGACGTCATACGGTTGATGCGGCCCCGCCAGTGGACCAAGAACCTCGTGGTCGCAGCGGGTCTTGTCTTCTCGGGCAAGCTGCTCGATACCGCGCTACTGGGCGAGACGGCTGTCGCGTTCGTGGTCTTCTGCCTTGGGACGAGCGCACTGTATGCGCTCAACGATGTTCTTGATGCAGATCGAGATCGCGCCCATCCCGTGAAATGTGACCGCCCGGTGGCATCCGGTCGGTTGGGCAAGCCGGCTGCCCTGGGCGTCTCGGCCGTACTGGCGATTGCGGCTTTCGCACTGGCGTTCTTCGTCGGTCCCGACTTCACCGCGGTGTTCGCGGCGTACGTCGTCCTTCAGTTGCTCTACACCTTCGCGCTCAAGAGCGTCTCAATCGTCGACATGCTGGTCATCGCCACCGGGTTCGTACTGCGCGCCGTCGCAGGCGCGGTCGCCATCGAGGTGCCGGTCTCGCCGTGGCTGGTTCTGTGCACGGGGCTGCTCATGCTCTTTCTCGCAGCAGCGAAGCGGCGTCATGAGATCGTGTTGTTGCGGGAGCGATCCGTCGCTCACCGTCCGGTGCTCTCCGAGTACTCAGCCGAACTGCTCGACAGCTTCATGGTGACGCTGTCGGCTGCCACGATCACCTCGTACGCGCTGTACACGTTCTTCGAGGAGCTCGCTCCTGACTATCTGCTCATGCTCACGATCCCGTTCGTGATATACGGCGTGCTCCGCTACCAGTACCTGGTGTTGAGCAAGGACGGCGGCGGTCGGCCCGAGGAGATACTCCTCTCGGACGGGCCCATCATCATCGACGTCGCGCTGTGGGTGACCGCTTCGGTCGCCGTCTTGTACATCGCCCCCCGATTCTTGAGCTAG
- a CDS encoding NAD(P)-dependent oxidoreductase: MTDSPTAPARFLVTGGSGFLGINLIRSLLERGHSVRSLDLLEFDYEDCRDRVDWIVGDIRNADTADRCCRDIDFVVHCAAALPLYSPDDIRTTDVDGTRRMLEAAKKNGVARFVMISSTAVYGIPDHHPLYEDDPMIGVGPYGEAKIAAEGVCREFREKGMCIPIIRPKSFVGPERLGVFALFYDWARTGHGFPMIGSGKNRYQLLDVDDLCDAIRLCCTLDEAVVNDTFNIGAAEFTTMGEDYQAVLDLAGFGKKIHGFPAAPMIWTLRVLEALHLSPLYKWVYETASKDSFVSIDKAQQVLGFAPKYSNKDALLRNYEWYCAHLEEFEGTGGVSHRVPWKQGILSVAKLFF, from the coding sequence ATGACCGACAGTCCGACGGCTCCCGCCAGATTCCTTGTCACCGGAGGCTCCGGATTCCTCGGCATCAACCTCATCCGTTCGCTGCTGGAGCGCGGGCATTCTGTGCGCTCACTCGACCTGCTCGAGTTCGACTACGAGGACTGTCGCGACCGCGTCGACTGGATCGTGGGCGACATCCGCAACGCGGACACAGCTGATCGATGCTGTCGCGATATCGACTTCGTCGTGCACTGCGCCGCAGCGTTGCCGCTCTACTCGCCAGACGACATTCGCACCACCGACGTCGATGGCACGCGACGGATGCTCGAGGCTGCCAAGAAGAACGGGGTGGCGCGCTTCGTCATGATCTCGTCCACGGCGGTCTACGGCATTCCGGATCATCATCCGCTCTACGAGGACGACCCGATGATCGGCGTCGGTCCGTACGGCGAGGCCAAGATCGCGGCGGAGGGCGTCTGCCGCGAGTTTCGCGAGAAGGGGATGTGTATCCCGATCATCCGTCCGAAGAGTTTCGTCGGTCCTGAGCGCCTGGGCGTCTTCGCGCTGTTCTACGACTGGGCTAGAACCGGGCACGGTTTTCCGATGATCGGCAGTGGGAAGAACCGATACCAGCTCCTTGACGTCGATGACCTCTGCGATGCCATCAGGTTGTGCTGCACTCTCGATGAGGCGGTCGTCAACGACACCTTTAACATCGGCGCCGCTGAGTTCACCACGATGGGTGAGGACTACCAGGCGGTGCTCGATCTCGCCGGCTTCGGGAAGAAGATTCACGGGTTCCCCGCAGCGCCCATGATCTGGACGCTTCGCGTACTCGAGGCGCTGCACCTGTCACCCCTTTACAAGTGGGTCTACGAGACGGCGTCGAAGGACTCTTTCGTCTCCATAGACAAGGCGCAGCAAGTGCTGGGATTCGCACCGAAGTACTCCAACAAGGACGCGCTGCTTCGAAACTACGAGTGGTACTGCGCTCATCTAGAGGAGTTCGAGGGTACGGGCGGGGTCTCGCATCGGGTGCCGTGGAAACAGGGGATTCTCTCGGTGGCGAAGCTGTTCTTCTAG